One window of Mediterraneibacter butyricigenes genomic DNA carries:
- a CDS encoding glycosyltransferase family 2 protein, protein MKVTIIIPNYNGKHFMEPCLKSLAEQTCKDFKILVVDNASTDGSVEYMKEEYPEIETLVLEKNYGFSKAVNVGIRHADTPYVLLLNNDTTVEPHFVLEMIRAIERSRYIFSVSSKMIQMYHPEQIDSAGDLYTVIGWGICRGAGRSITNYTEDCEIFSACAGAAIYRRELFKKIGYFDENHFAYLEDIDVGYRAKIYGYKNVYCPSALVYHVGSGTSGSKYNAFKVKLSARNNIYVNYKNMPVLQLLLNLLPLTAGYLVKWIFFLKIGFGKEYMEGIKEFATCKEQKNAIQPTSSAQLLQD, encoded by the coding sequence ATGAAAGTCACCATTATCATTCCTAATTATAACGGAAAACATTTTATGGAGCCCTGCCTCAAATCACTGGCAGAACAGACCTGTAAAGATTTCAAGATTCTGGTTGTGGACAACGCTTCCACCGACGGCAGCGTGGAATACATGAAAGAAGAATATCCGGAGATCGAGACACTGGTTCTGGAGAAGAACTACGGATTCAGCAAAGCAGTCAACGTAGGAATCCGCCACGCAGATACTCCTTATGTTCTGCTTCTGAACAATGATACCACTGTCGAACCACATTTTGTCCTGGAAATGATTCGCGCCATCGAACGCTCCCGCTATATTTTCTCCGTCAGCAGTAAGATGATCCAGATGTATCATCCGGAACAGATCGACAGTGCCGGCGACCTCTATACCGTCATCGGCTGGGGCATCTGCCGGGGAGCCGGACGTTCCATCACCAACTATACTGAAGACTGTGAGATCTTCTCTGCCTGCGCCGGAGCCGCTATCTACCGCCGGGAACTGTTTAAAAAGATCGGCTATTTTGATGAGAATCATTTTGCCTATCTGGAAGATATCGACGTAGGTTACCGTGCCAAAATCTACGGCTACAAGAATGTCTACTGCCCTTCCGCTCTCGTATATCATGTAGGAAGCGGAACCAGCGGATCCAAGTACAATGCTTTCAAAGTCAAATTGTCCGCCCGCAATAACATTTATGTCAACTATAAAAATATGCCGGTTCTTCAACTGCTTTTGAATCTCCTGCCGCTTACCGCCGGATATCTGGTAAAATGGATTTTCTTTCTGAAGATCGGATTCGGGAAAGAATACATGGAAGGAATAAAAGAATTCGCGACCTGTAAAGAACAGAAAAATGCCATTCAACCCACTTCATCTGCTCAACTATTGCAGGATTGA
- a CDS encoding undecaprenyl-phosphate glucose phosphotransferase translates to MIKDNQKYLNRVHVVLDALVIVISYVMAWYLRFQSGFFRMDPWYLSLREYCRALIYIVPGYLILYAVFQLYTAKRVQGRRLEAWHIIQANVIGLMGFILVLYVMKQANFSRTMIFIFFCLNVVLEVLLRNGIRLFLRKIRKNGYNQKHLLLVGYSRATEQYIDRIVANPEWGYSLRGILDDHQPRGTEYKGVKVIGSIDNLLIILPQNHVDEIAITLGLEEYHKLEYIVGMCEKSGVHTKFIPDYNNIIPTKPYTEDLLGLPVINIRHVPLNNFFNRMMKRAVDIFGAVVAIILFSPVMLGTCIAIKISSPGPLIFKQERVGLQNKTFSMYKFRSMIVQDAASEKSKWTTKDDPRVTKVGKFIRKTSIDELPQLFNILKGDMSLVGPRPERPQFVEKFKEEIPRYMIKHQVRPGLTGWAQINGFRGDTSIRKRIDCDLYYIENWTLGLDFKIIILTFFKGFVNKNAY, encoded by the coding sequence ATGATAAAGGACAATCAGAAATATTTAAACAGAGTTCATGTGGTATTAGATGCGCTGGTGATCGTCATTTCTTATGTAATGGCGTGGTATCTTCGATTCCAGTCCGGGTTCTTCCGGATGGATCCCTGGTACTTGTCTCTCCGTGAATATTGCAGGGCTCTGATTTACATTGTGCCGGGATATCTGATTCTGTATGCGGTATTCCAGCTCTACACAGCCAAGCGTGTCCAGGGAAGAAGACTGGAAGCCTGGCATATTATTCAGGCCAATGTCATCGGTCTGATGGGATTTATCCTAGTGTTGTATGTGATGAAACAGGCGAATTTCTCCAGAACCATGATTTTTATTTTCTTCTGTTTAAATGTGGTTCTGGAAGTGCTTTTGCGCAACGGGATCCGGCTTTTCCTGCGTAAGATCCGTAAAAATGGTTATAATCAGAAACATTTGCTTCTGGTAGGATACAGTCGTGCCACAGAACAGTATATTGACCGGATCGTAGCCAATCCGGAATGGGGATATTCTCTCCGGGGAATCCTGGATGATCATCAGCCGCGTGGAACGGAATACAAAGGGGTAAAGGTGATCGGAAGCATCGACAACCTGCTGATCATTCTGCCGCAGAATCATGTGGATGAGATTGCCATTACCTTAGGTCTGGAAGAATATCATAAACTGGAATATATCGTGGGAATGTGTGAGAAATCCGGAGTCCATACCAAATTTATCCCGGATTATAATAACATTATCCCGACAAAACCCTATACGGAAGATCTTCTGGGACTTCCGGTTATCAATATCCGTCATGTACCGCTGAACAATTTTTTCAATCGGATGATGAAGCGGGCAGTGGATATCTTTGGCGCAGTTGTTGCGATTATTTTGTTCTCCCCGGTAATGCTGGGAACTTGTATCGCCATCAAGATTTCTTCTCCGGGACCGCTGATCTTCAAGCAGGAAAGAGTTGGATTGCAGAATAAGACATTTTCTATGTACAAATTCCGCTCTATGATCGTGCAGGATGCGGCTTCTGAAAAGAGTAAATGGACGACAAAGGATGATCCACGTGTGACGAAAGTTGGAAAATTCATCCGGAAGACCAGTATTGATGAACTTCCTCAGTTGTTTAATATTTTAAAGGGAGATATGAGTCTGGTGGGACCAAGACCGGAACGACCGCAATTTGTGGAGAAGTTTAAAGAGGAGATTCCGCGTTACATGATCAAGCACCAGGTGCGTCCGGGCCTGACCGGCTGGGCACAGATCAATGGATTTCGTGGAGATACTTCGATCCGCAAGCGAATCGACTGTGATCTTTATTATATTGAGAACTGGACGCTGGGACTGGATTTTAAGATTATTATTCTGACTTTCTTTAAGGGATTTGTGAATAAAAACGCATACTAG
- a CDS encoding ABC transporter ATP-binding protein: protein MSDDIVVKVDHVSMRFNLSSEKVDNMKEYFIKRIKNNMKYDEFWALSDVTFDVKKGESVALIGLNGCGKSTLLKTIAGVLKPTKGSVKIYGNIAPMIELGAGFDMDLTARENVFLNGAILGYSRKEMQKHYDGIVEFSELEEFMDVPIKNFSSGMLARLAFAIATIGTPDILIVDEVLSVGDFRFQEKCEKRIQGMMKKDTTILFVSHSIDQVKKICNRAIWIEKGRIREDGTSEEVGSHFERAYYAGELEE from the coding sequence ATGAGTGATGATATTGTAGTAAAAGTAGATCATGTTTCAATGCGTTTTAATCTTTCCAGTGAGAAAGTAGATAATATGAAAGAATATTTTATCAAGCGTATAAAAAATAACATGAAATACGATGAGTTCTGGGCATTGAGTGATGTGACATTTGATGTAAAAAAAGGAGAATCGGTTGCTCTGATCGGATTGAATGGTTGCGGTAAGAGTACTTTGCTTAAGACAATTGCAGGAGTATTGAAACCAACGAAGGGTTCTGTGAAAATCTATGGAAATATTGCTCCGATGATCGAATTGGGTGCTGGTTTTGATATGGATCTTACCGCTCGCGAAAATGTATTCTTAAACGGTGCCATTCTGGGATACTCACGAAAAGAGATGCAGAAGCATTATGATGGAATCGTAGAGTTTTCGGAGTTGGAAGAGTTTATGGATGTACCGATCAAGAATTTTTCTTCCGGTATGTTGGCCCGACTGGCTTTTGCAATCGCAACAATCGGTACACCGGATATTCTGATCGTGGATGAAGTCCTGTCGGTAGGAGATTTCAGATTCCAGGAAAAATGTGAGAAAAGAATTCAGGGAATGATGAAGAAAGATACAACAATTTTGTTTGTGTCTCACAGTATTGACCAGGTGAAGAAAATCTGTAATCGGGCAATCTGGATCGAAAAGGGAAGAATCCGGGAGGATGGTACGAGCGAAGAAGTGGGCAGCCATTTTGAGAGAGCGTATTATGCAGGAGAACTGGAAGAGTAG
- a CDS encoding rhamnosyltransferase WsaF family glycosyltransferase, translated as MNKVKLFFQKLIPFIKRRGLRGVWEKILIKLHLRKEQFPLVEAYHFIVDEQKVPFDEKEFETHKEDATILLNWVIPEMGKGSGGHINIFRFISNLENLGFHSRLYLHLASNFRDNKSLKDFLRENFAILDERVEVFWDVKYAEFAHATIATSWQTAYFVKNFDNTISKFYFVQDYEPYFYPLGSEAQFAKATYTFGFRGITAGDWLKDKLAQEFGMKTDSFGFSYDKELYKPYKKKSAAKRVFFYARPVTPRRDFEMGILALDLLCQKMPEVEVVFAGWDVSEFKIPFKHQSLGIVSIDQLSKVYSQCDLCFVLSNTNLSLLPLEVMASNSVAVCSTGANSTWLVNKENSVLVDYDPHHIAETLEYYLKHEDELETIRRKGLEFARSTSWEAEAEKVKDAILKGIAEDKNERH; from the coding sequence ATGAATAAGGTTAAATTGTTTTTTCAAAAACTGATTCCGTTTATTAAACGAAGAGGTCTCCGTGGCGTTTGGGAAAAGATTCTTATAAAATTGCATTTGAGAAAAGAACAGTTTCCGCTGGTCGAGGCTTATCACTTTATCGTTGATGAACAGAAAGTTCCTTTTGATGAAAAAGAGTTTGAAACACATAAAGAGGATGCGACGATTCTGTTGAACTGGGTAATCCCTGAAATGGGAAAGGGATCCGGAGGACATATCAATATTTTCCGGTTTATTTCCAATCTGGAGAATCTGGGATTTCACAGCAGACTGTACCTGCATCTGGCTTCGAATTTCAGAGATAATAAATCTTTAAAAGATTTTTTGCGTGAGAATTTTGCAATTCTGGATGAGAGAGTGGAAGTATTCTGGGATGTAAAATATGCAGAATTTGCGCATGCAACGATTGCAACTTCCTGGCAGACCGCATATTTTGTGAAAAATTTTGACAATACAATTTCAAAATTCTATTTTGTGCAGGATTATGAGCCGTATTTTTATCCGCTTGGCTCGGAAGCTCAATTTGCAAAAGCGACCTATACCTTTGGATTCCGTGGAATTACAGCGGGTGACTGGTTGAAAGATAAGCTGGCGCAGGAGTTTGGAATGAAAACAGACAGTTTTGGCTTTTCTTATGATAAGGAACTTTATAAACCTTATAAAAAGAAAAGTGCTGCAAAACGGGTATTTTTCTATGCAAGACCGGTTACACCGAGAAGAGATTTTGAGATGGGAATCCTTGCGTTGGATCTTCTGTGTCAGAAGATGCCGGAAGTGGAAGTGGTATTTGCAGGTTGGGATGTTTCGGAGTTTAAGATTCCGTTTAAGCATCAGAGCCTTGGAATTGTAAGTATCGATCAGTTGTCAAAGGTTTATTCACAGTGCGATCTGTGCTTTGTATTGTCTAATACCAATCTGTCTTTGCTCCCGTTGGAAGTTATGGCATCGAATTCTGTAGCAGTATGTTCCACAGGTGCAAACAGTACATGGTTGGTAAATAAGGAAAATTCTGTTCTGGTCGATTACGATCCGCATCATATTGCAGAAACGCTGGAATATTACCTGAAACATGAGGATGAATTGGAGACGATTCGAAGAAAGGGACTGGAGTTTGCAAGATCAACTTCCTGGGAAGCAGAAGCGGAAAAGGTAAAAGATGCAATTTTGAAAGGTATTGCAGAGGATAAAAATGAAAGACATTAG
- a CDS encoding glycosyltransferase family 2 protein produces the protein MEKPVIEVIIPTYRPDSQVVELVRRLKKQTVPPDRIHMIDTRSGSFPEELEEDPGIKLTRIEPERFDHGGTRAMGADASSAEILIFMTQDAMPANPNLIENLVKALRQEKVGAAYARQLPAKDCRVIERYTRSFNYPKESFVKSWDDLPKMGIKTYFCSNVCAAYRKDIYDSLGGFEERTIFNEDMILAAKIIQSGYRVAYAADAEVIHSHNYSVRQQFHRNFDLAVSQAEHPEIFEEIRSEDEGIKLVKKTAKHLLDIRKPWLIVTLVMQSAGKYLGYRLGKRYQKLPGWVIRKCTMSPLYWESD, from the coding sequence ATGGAAAAGCCGGTCATTGAAGTGATCATTCCAACATATCGTCCGGATAGTCAGGTTGTAGAACTGGTTCGTCGTCTGAAGAAGCAGACGGTACCTCCGGACAGGATTCATATGATCGATACCAGAAGCGGGAGTTTCCCGGAGGAGTTAGAGGAAGATCCGGGGATTAAGCTGACCCGGATTGAACCGGAACGTTTTGACCACGGAGGAACCCGGGCGATGGGCGCAGATGCATCCAGTGCGGAGATCTTGATTTTTATGACCCAGGATGCCATGCCTGCCAATCCGAATCTGATCGAAAATCTGGTGAAAGCGCTTCGGCAGGAAAAGGTGGGAGCCGCTTATGCAAGACAGCTTCCGGCGAAGGATTGCCGGGTGATTGAGCGATATACCAGAAGTTTTAATTACCCGAAAGAAAGTTTTGTGAAATCCTGGGATGATCTTCCGAAAATGGGAATCAAAACGTATTTCTGCTCCAACGTATGTGCGGCATACCGAAAAGATATTTACGATTCTCTCGGCGGGTTTGAGGAGCGGACGATTTTTAATGAAGATATGATCCTTGCGGCAAAGATCATTCAGTCCGGTTACCGGGTAGCCTATGCGGCGGATGCGGAAGTGATTCATTCCCATAATTATTCGGTGCGTCAGCAGTTTCATCGAAATTTTGATCTGGCAGTTTCCCAGGCGGAACATCCGGAGATTTTCGAGGAGATTCGTTCGGAAGACGAGGGAATCAAGCTGGTAAAGAAGACGGCAAAACATTTGCTGGATATCCGAAAGCCCTGGCTGATCGTAACCCTGGTGATGCAAAGTGCAGGAAAATATCTGGGTTACCGG
- the rfbD gene encoding dTDP-4-dehydrorhamnose reductase: protein MRILVTGVKGQLGYDVMNELAKRGHTGIGVDVEEMDITDAAKVEQVIKASDVEAVIHCAAYTAVDAAEDNVEICHKINAEGTENIAKVCKELDLKMIYISTDYVFNGEGTRPWEPDDEREPLNVYGQAKYEGELAVEKYLEKYYIVRIAWVFGVNGKNFIKTMLNLSETHDELSVVNDQIGSPTYTYDLAKLLVDMVETDKYGRYHATNEGLCTWYEFATEIFRQAGKEITVHPVTSDQFPSKARRPHNSRMSKDKLEANGFDRLPTWQDALNRYLKAIGVIEA, encoded by the coding sequence ATGAGAATTTTAGTAACAGGTGTAAAAGGCCAGCTTGGTTATGACGTGATGAATGAACTCGCCAAACGTGGTCATACCGGAATTGGCGTAGACGTAGAAGAAATGGATATCACCGATGCTGCAAAAGTAGAGCAGGTGATCAAAGCGTCTGATGTGGAAGCAGTCATCCATTGCGCAGCTTATACAGCAGTAGATGCTGCAGAAGACAATGTGGAAATCTGTCATAAGATCAATGCAGAGGGTACTGAAAACATTGCGAAGGTATGCAAAGAGCTGGATCTGAAAATGATCTATATCAGTACGGATTATGTATTCAATGGAGAAGGCACCAGACCATGGGAGCCGGATGATGAAAGAGAGCCGCTGAATGTCTATGGACAGGCGAAATACGAAGGAGAACTGGCAGTAGAAAAATATCTGGAGAAGTATTATATCGTCAGAATCGCCTGGGTATTCGGAGTGAATGGAAAGAACTTTATTAAAACTATGCTGAATCTTTCCGAGACACATGATGAACTGAGCGTGGTAAATGATCAGATCGGATCCCCGACTTATACTTACGATCTGGCAAAACTTCTGGTGGATATGGTAGAGACAGACAAGTACGGCCGTTACCATGCAACCAACGAAGGACTCTGTACCTGGTATGAATTTGCAACAGAGATCTTCCGTCAGGCTGGAAAAGAAATTACGGTTCATCCGGTAACCAGCGATCAGTTCCCGTCAAAAGCGAGACGTCCGCATAACAGCCGGATGAGTAAGGATAAATTAGAAGCAAACGGATTTGACCGTTTGCCAACTTGGCAGGATGCGCTGAATCGTTATCTGAAAGCAATCGGTGTGATTGAGGCGTAG
- a CDS encoding NAD-dependent epimerase/dehydratase family protein, with protein MKDIRKVLIIGGNGFIGTNLARRLSKREDLDVYSFDLTMPEKKVTGVSYLTGDFFDDCVLEETVEGMDLVIHSLSTVNPGNSNKKYMEGYKRDFIQTVNLCSMLIRQKTNMIFLSSGGTVYGVQEIQPIKETALPVPINHYGSLKLCIESVIRTFNTQLHTKMRIARISNPYGPGQDYHKGVGFVDAAIKKSLEGETLEIWGDGENIRDYIYIEDVCGMLEALVDYEGEEEVFNLSSNEGISQNRVVEILKKLDKSSEVIYKDARSVDARKIVLDNTKIRSIYTEKLCSFEEGVKKYYNYLKEQQENLS; from the coding sequence ATGAAAGACATTAGAAAAGTATTAATTATTGGCGGGAACGGATTTATCGGAACGAATCTCGCCAGAAGGTTGTCGAAAAGAGAAGACCTGGATGTGTACAGTTTTGATCTGACAATGCCAGAAAAGAAAGTTACCGGAGTAAGCTACCTGACAGGGGATTTTTTTGATGACTGTGTTCTGGAGGAGACGGTAGAAGGAATGGATCTGGTGATTCATTCACTCAGTACGGTGAATCCGGGAAATTCCAATAAAAAGTATATGGAAGGTTATAAACGGGACTTTATACAAACTGTTAATTTATGCAGTATGTTAATCCGACAGAAAACAAATATGATTTTCCTGTCTTCTGGGGGAACTGTTTATGGAGTGCAGGAGATACAGCCAATTAAGGAAACTGCATTGCCGGTGCCGATCAATCATTATGGAAGTCTGAAACTTTGTATTGAGAGTGTGATACGTACTTTTAACACACAGTTGCATACCAAAATGAGAATTGCTCGTATTTCAAATCCTTACGGCCCGGGGCAGGACTATCACAAAGGTGTCGGGTTTGTGGACGCGGCGATCAAAAAGTCTTTGGAAGGAGAAACTCTGGAAATCTGGGGTGACGGAGAAAACATTCGGGACTACATTTACATCGAAGATGTGTGTGGAATGTTGGAAGCTCTGGTGGATTATGAAGGAGAGGAAGAAGTCTTTAATCTCAGTTCCAATGAAGGAATCAGTCAGAACAGAGTAGTTGAAATTCTGAAGAAACTGGATAAAAGTTCCGAAGTCATTTATAAAGATGCACGGAGTGTAGATGCAAGAAAGATTGTTTTGGACAATACGAAAATTCGCTCGATTTATACCGAAAAGTTGTGCAGCTTTGAGGAAGGCGTAAAAAAATATTATAATTATTTGAAAGAACAACAGGAGAATCTATCATGA
- a CDS encoding O-antigen polymerase, whose translation MEQKKYQQIHLKEYGIYLAAYLAAIACSKQEWYAASGVVLGLAALFLYIRFVKESGSLVDLKALFSLSWIGGEGIACLKLSRLSAPWEIETWLSFYLVYLLFCAGYDWMQNCLKKRTRKSVLVKTGEAEGTESLQARGNERRMNLIEKNSMDSTAAGKQKIPTQKRAKRVLICIVCLMAGSVLCFGLEAWILGYIPILSSAPHAYSYFHVSGVHYFTISCILIPGLTLVYLKLAQKTTTLEKGLLLLGNATAVGIPIFCVSRFQLLFSVGFAAVIYVLLYKKITWKMVVVGLVVMIPLYVMLTFFRHHDVAYLNGIFEMKSSNVPIFVTQPYMYVANNYENFNCMVRDLTAHSHGVRMLFPVLALTGLKFVFPELISLPLYITKTELTTLTMFYDAYYDFGIWGIVLFAGAIGMMASWLSETQKRSSNPIFALFYGQIAIYLGLSFFTTWFSNPTTWFWLGLTFIMMLFVGNKEEGLWKSRSLK comes from the coding sequence TTGGAACAGAAAAAGTATCAGCAGATTCATTTAAAAGAATATGGAATATATCTTGCTGCTTATCTAGCTGCAATTGCCTGTTCGAAACAGGAGTGGTATGCAGCATCCGGTGTGGTTCTGGGACTTGCGGCACTCTTTCTCTATATCCGATTTGTGAAAGAATCCGGAAGTCTGGTGGATTTGAAAGCCCTGTTTTCTCTGTCCTGGATAGGAGGAGAGGGAATTGCCTGTCTGAAATTAAGCAGACTTTCCGCTCCGTGGGAGATCGAGACCTGGCTTAGTTTTTATCTGGTATATCTTCTGTTTTGTGCAGGGTATGACTGGATGCAGAATTGTCTGAAGAAACGGACAAGGAAGAGCGTGCTTGTGAAAACTGGAGAAGCAGAAGGGACGGAATCTTTGCAGGCACGGGGAAATGAAAGACGCATGAATTTGATAGAAAAGAACAGCATGGATTCAACAGCAGCAGGAAAGCAGAAAATCCCGACACAGAAACGTGCGAAGAGAGTACTGATCTGTATTGTCTGCCTGATGGCCGGTTCTGTTTTGTGCTTCGGTCTGGAAGCGTGGATCCTGGGGTATATCCCGATCCTGTCCTCGGCACCTCACGCTTATTCCTATTTCCATGTGTCCGGCGTGCATTATTTTACCATCAGTTGCATTCTGATTCCCGGTCTGACCCTGGTGTACCTGAAACTGGCACAGAAGACGACAACTTTGGAAAAAGGTTTATTACTGCTTGGAAATGCAACCGCAGTGGGAATTCCGATTTTCTGTGTATCAAGGTTTCAACTGCTGTTTTCCGTAGGATTTGCAGCTGTAATCTATGTATTGCTTTATAAAAAAATCACCTGGAAAATGGTGGTGGTCGGATTGGTTGTTATGATTCCGCTTTATGTGATGCTTACATTTTTCCGACATCATGATGTGGCTTACCTGAACGGGATTTTTGAGATGAAGAGTTCAAACGTGCCGATTTTTGTGACACAGCCTTACATGTATGTGGCAAATAATTATGAAAATTTCAATTGTATGGTAAGAGATCTGACAGCACACAGCCATGGAGTCCGGATGTTGTTTCCGGTTCTGGCACTGACCGGACTGAAATTTGTCTTTCCGGAGCTGATCAGCTTACCGCTATATATTACCAAGACGGAGCTTACCACGCTTACGATGTTCTATGATGCTTATTATGATTTCGGTATTTGGGGAATTGTTTTGTTTGCAGGAGCGATCGGAATGATGGCAAGCTGGCTAAGCGAGACGCAAAAGAGAAGTTCCAACCCGATTTTTGCGCTGTTTTACGGACAGATCGCAATCTATCTGGGACTTTCCTTTTTTACCACATGGTTCAGTAACCCAACCACCTGGTTCTGGCTGGGGCTGACGTTTATTATGATGCTATTTGTAGGAAACAAGGAGGAAGGGCTATGGAAAAGCCGGTCATTGAAGTGA
- a CDS encoding glycosyltransferase family 2 protein translates to MDVTIVIPTKNGGKLFDKVLDRVFKQETEYEYEVICVDSGSKDETISTIKKYPCKLYQIPASEFGHGKTRNFGASKGTGKYIVFITQDAMPASKKWLQNFIDGMKSDPEIVGGFGIHYPYPDCNILDKRDLYYHFKNFGEDNTIFQLTDENRERYKTEEGYRHLLSFFSDNNSCIRRDIFEQYPYDDVSFAEDQIWARKMIELGYKKLYCPYAPVYHSHNFKLSSYFMRYFDEYKGLYDLQKFLISTSWVKLPVQTARNILSDERYIRHLEMPKKEKVYWGWYAVCRNFSRYYGGYLGGKYDSYSPRVQKWLDKHISQQYRQRKA, encoded by the coding sequence ATGGATGTTACAATCGTAATCCCAACCAAAAATGGTGGAAAACTGTTTGATAAGGTTTTGGACCGGGTGTTTAAGCAGGAAACAGAATATGAATATGAGGTCATTTGTGTAGATTCGGGCTCAAAGGATGAAACGATTTCAACGATCAAAAAATATCCCTGTAAGTTGTATCAGATACCGGCTTCAGAATTCGGACATGGAAAAACCAGAAATTTTGGAGCTTCGAAAGGAACCGGCAAATATATCGTATTTATTACACAGGATGCGATGCCGGCGTCTAAGAAATGGCTTCAGAATTTTATAGATGGAATGAAGAGTGACCCAGAGATTGTGGGAGGGTTTGGAATACACTATCCTTATCCGGACTGCAATATACTGGATAAAAGAGATTTGTATTATCATTTTAAAAATTTCGGAGAGGACAATACAATTTTTCAACTGACAGATGAAAACAGGGAGCGATATAAGACGGAGGAGGGATATCGACATTTGTTATCGTTCTTCTCTGACAATAATTCCTGTATTCGGCGGGATATTTTTGAGCAGTATCCTTATGATGATGTTTCTTTTGCTGAAGATCAGATTTGGGCAAGAAAAATGATTGAGTTAGGATATAAAAAATTATACTGTCCATATGCTCCGGTCTATCATTCACACAATTTTAAACTTAGTTCCTATTTTATGAGATATTTTGATGAGTATAAGGGATTATATGATTTACAGAAATTTTTGATTTCAACGAGTTGGGTGAAATTACCGGTTCAGACGGCGAGAAATATTCTGTCAGATGAAAGGTATATCAGGCATTTGGAAATGCCTAAAAAGGAGAAAGTGTACTGGGGCTGGTATGCGGTATGCCGAAACTTCAGTCGATATTATGGGGGATATCTTGGAGGAAAATATGACAGCTATTCGCCGAGAGTGCAGAAATGGCTAGATAAACATATTTCACAGCAATATAGACAAAGAAAGGCATAA